CTCGCGCACGACATGATCCGTGCCGAGGGTGCGACGCCGAACTTTCTGGGCTACCAGGGATACCCGGCGACGCTGTGCATCAGCGTCAACGAGGTCGTCGTGCACGGCATCCCCGACGACCGGCCGCTCGAGGCGGGAGACGTCGTCTCCATCGACGGCGGTCTGATCGTGGACGGCTGGCACTCGGACGCGGCGCGCAGCCACATCGTCGGCGCGCCGCGCTCCGTGGGCGACGAGGACCTGGTGCGCATCACCGAGGAGGCGCTCTGGGCCGGCATCGCCGCGCTCGCGACCGCCGACCGGGTGGGCGACGTCGGCGCCGCGATCGAGGACTTCGTCGACGACGCGGCGGGGGAGTCCCTCTCCCACCTCGAGGGCTTCGGCGGCCACGGCATCGGCACCGCCATGCACCAGGCCCCGGACGTCATGAACTACCGCACCCGCACCCGCGGCCCCCGGGTCAAGCCCGGCATGTGCCTGGCCATCGAGCCGATGCTCATCCAGGGCCCCGGCAACTGGGAGCTCGAGGACGACGAGTGGACAGTGCGCGCCACCGCCGGCGGACGCGCCGCCCACTTCGAGCACTCCGTCGCGGTCACCGAGCAGGGGCTCCTCGTGCTCACCGCAGGGGACGGCGGCGCCGCCGAGCTCGCGCGCCGGGGCGTCATCGCCGCTCCGGACCCCCTCGCGGCCGACGCCGGCTGACGGCCCGGCCGTCGGCCGACGGGGGAGGGGGCCCTTCGGGGCCCGGACGTGACAGGCGTCATCGCCGTCGCCCCTCGCCGGAACCGGAGGGCACGTGTAGGCTGGTCCATCGGGTGTGCTCCGCTCGTGCGTGCGAACGCGCGATCGTGCAGCCCCGTCGTCACCACCGACCAGGACCCCTCACGGGCCGGGTCGCGGCCGACGGGACGCCGGCGGTGCCACCCTCGTCGATCACCGTACCGTCACCCGACGGTCGGTGTGCAGGGCCTGGGCAACCAGGAACCAAGTACGCGGAACTCGACCCCGGCCACCGCCGGAGGCGGGAGATTGGGGAGGCATGGCGAAGAAGGACGGAGTGATCGAGGTCGAGGGCACGGTCACGGAGGCGCTCGCGAACGCGCGCTTCCGCGTCGAGCTCGACAACGGGCACATGGTGCTCGCGCACATCTCCGGAAAGATGCGCCAGCACTACATCCGCATCCTTCCCGAGGACCGTGTGGTCGTCGAGCTGAGCCCCTATGACCTCGACCGGGGCCGCATCGTCTACCGCTACAAGTGATCGTCCCGGGAGAAGGAAAGCAATGAAGGTCAAGCCGAGCGTCAAGCCGATCTGTGACAACTGCAAGGTGATCCGTCGCCACTCGCGCGTCATGGTCATCTGCTCGAACCCCCGTCACAAGCAGCGCCAGGGCTGAGTCCCCGGCATCTGCCGTGACATCGCCGCCCTCGGGCGGCAGGCCCCGCACCGTGGGGCACGGTCCTGAGAGGGACCCGTCCTGAGAGGGACACCGCCCCGCACGGGGCACCGCCCGCACCTGCGGGCACACACAACAGAAGAGACGGCACCACCGGCACGAGCCGGTCACCCGCAGTACGGAGGCTGCGGCGCCACGGGAGGGATCCCGCGGGCGAGGTGCCGGATCAGGCCTCCGAGACAGTAGGAGAATCTGCACATGGCACGTCTGGTGGGAGTCGACCTTCCGCGCGAGAAGCGCCTCGAGGTCGCCCTGACGTACATCTTCGGCGTGGGCCGCACCCGCGCCCTGGAGACCCTGGCCGCTACCGGCGTCTCCGGTGACAAGCGCGTGCGCGAGGTGACCGACGAGGAGCTCGTCCAGCTTCGCGATCACATCGAGGCGAACTACATGGTCGAGGGTGACCTTCGCCGTGAGGTGGCCGCCGACATCCGCCGCAAGGTCGAGATCGGCAGCTACCAGGGCCTGCGCCACCGTCGCGGCCTCCCCGTGCGCGGTCAGCGCACCAAGACCAACGCGCGTACCCGCAAGGGCCCCAAGCGCACGGTCGCCGGCAAGAAGAAGGCTCGCTGATCCGCGGACCCCGCTGATCGGCTGCCAGGCTCCGCCATCGGAGCCCGAAGTCACTTCGCGCCGCTGAGGGATCCGGCGCACCCCACATCCACCAGAGGAGTTCTGCCGCATGGCAACCAAGACCCGTCAGGCCGCTGCGCGCAAGCCGCGCCGCAAGGACAAGAAGAACATCGTCAACGGCCAGGCTCACATCAAGAGCACGTTCAACAACACCATCGTGTCGATCACCGACCCGACCGGTGCCGTCATCTCCTGGGCGTCCGCCGGCCAGGTCGGCTTCAAGGGCTCGCGCAAGTCGACCCCCTACGCCGCGCAGATGGCCGCCGAGGCCGCTGCCCGCCAGGCGCAGGAGCACGGCCTGAAGAAGGTCGACGTCTTCGTGAAGGGCCCGGGCTCGGGCCGCGAGACCGCGATCCGCTCGCTCACCGCGACCGGCCTCGAGGTGGGCTCGATCCAGGACGTCACCCCGCAGCCCCACAACGGCACCCGCCCGGCCAAGCGCCGCCGCGTCTGAGCCCGTCGGCCGCGACGACGGGGAACCCCGCTCGTCACGGCCGGACCGTGCCGGGCGGGGCTCTCCCGCGCCCGGCACCCACGGCTGACGTGGACACCCCCGTACCTTCCAGGCCCACCGCCCCCTTCTGAGCGTCATATGGCGGACGCTCGCCGAAAGGATCCACAGTGCTCATTGCACAGCGCCCCACGCTGACCGAAGAGGTCGTGTCGGACAACCGCTCCCGGTTCGTCATCGAGCCGCTCGAGCCGGGCTTCGGCTACACCCTCGGCAACTCCCTGCGCCGCACCCTGCTGTCCTCCATCCCCGGCGCCGCGGTCACCTCGATCCGCATCGACGGCGTGCTGCACGAGTTCAGCACCGTCCCCGGCGTCAAGGAGGACATCACCGAGGTCATCCTCAACATCAAGAACCTCGTCGTCTCCTCGGAGAACGACGAGCCCGTCGTGATGTACCTGCGCCGCGAGGAGGCCGGCCGCGTCACCGCCGCCGACATCACCCCGCCGGCCGGCGTGGAGATCCACAACCCCGACCTGCACATCGCGACCCTCAACGAGAAGGGCCGTCTGGAGATCGAGCTGATCGTCGAGCGCGGTCGCGGCTACGTCTCCGCCGCGCAGAACAAGGGTGTGGACGGCGAGATCGGCCGCGTCCCGGTCGACTCGATCTACTCGCCCGTGCTCAAGGTGACCTACAAGGTCGAGGCGACCCGTGTCGAGCAGCGCACCGACTTCGACAAGCTGATCGTCGACGTCGAGACCAAGCCCGCCATCAGCCCCCGCGACGCGGTGGCCTCGGCCGGCAAGACCCTGGTCGAGCTGTTCGGCCTGGCCCACGAGCTGAACCAGGAGGCGGAGGGCATCGAGATCGGTCCCTCGCCCACCGATCAGGCCCTGGCCGCCGATCTGGCGCTGCCGATCAACGACCTCAACCTCACGGTGCGGTCGTACAACTGCCTGATGCGCGAGGGTGTCCACACCGTCGGCGAGCTGACCGCCCGCTCCGAGGCCGATCTGCTCGACATCCGCAACTTCGGACAGAAGTCCATCGACGAGGTCAAGGCGAAGCTCGCCGAGCTCGGGCTGTCGCTGAAGGACTCCCCGGCCGGGTTCGACCCCGCGGCCCTGGACTCCTACTCCGACGACTTCGGCGACCAGTACTGACCTTCACTTCCACCAAGGAGAACGACCATGCCTGCACCCACCAAGGGCGCGCGCCTCGGCGGATCCCCCGCGCACGAGCGGATGATCATCGCCGGCCTCGCCACCGAGCTGTTCCGCCACGGCCGGATCACCACCACCGAGACCAAGGCCAAGCGCCTGCGCCCCTACGCGGAGCGTCTCGTCACCCAGGCGAAGAAGGGCGATCTCGCCTCCCGTCGCCGGGTCATGCAGACCATCCGTGACAAGGGCGTCGTCTACCAGCTCTTCGAGGAGATCGCCCCGACCTTCTCGGAGCGTCCCGGCGGCTACACCCGCATCACCAAGGTCGGCCCCCGCAAGGGCGACAACGCCCCGATGGCCGTCATCGAGCTGGTCACCGAGGAGTACTCGGCCAAGCAGGCCGTGGTGAAGGAGGCCGAGGGCACCGCCAAGAACGCCTCCAAGGCCGACGAGACCCCGGTCGTCGAGGAGACCACCACCGAGGCCCCCGCCGAGGACACCGCCGCTGCGGAGACCCCGGCCGAGGAGTCCCCGGCTGAGGAGTCCAAGGAGGCCTGAGCCTCCCCGCGGCCCCGTGCCGCACCTGCGATGAGCGCGACCGCCGAGGGCGGATCGACGGGCTGATGCCCGACGGTCCGCCCTCGTCGCGTTCCTGGGCGGGTGCGTCGGGAACGACGAAGCGGCCGTGCCCCCCCGGGAGCACGGCCGCTTCGCGGTGCGGTGGCCGGTGGTCGTCGGCCGACGAGCGTCACCCGAAGTGGCGCGGCAGCGTCCCCTCGCGCAGGTCGCGAAGCTCGCCGACGGTGAAGGAGCCTGCACCCTCGATCTCGAGCGCGTCCCCGCCGGTGGCGCCGAGGGCCAGGACCGGCACGCCGTGCTCGGCGGCGAGGGCGCGCAGGCGCTCCTCCTGCGCGGCCGGGACCGCGACCAGGGCACGGGCCTGGGACTCGGAGAACAGGGCGGTGGCGAGGTCCACGCCGTCGCGGGAGAGGAGCTCGCCGAGGTCCGCGCGCACGCCGGTGCCGAAGCGCACCGAGGACTCCACGAGCGCCTGCACGAGACCGCCCTCGGAGAGGTCGTGCGCGGCCGCGCCGAGACCCTCGTCGGCAGAGGCGATGAGGACCTTCGCGAGCGCCCGCTCGGCCTCGAGGTCCACCTGCGGGGGAAGGCCGCCGAGGTGGTCGTGGGCGACCTGCGCCCAGGCCGAGCCGGAGAGCTCCTCGCGGGTGGTGCCCAGCAGCAGCACCCGCAGGCCCTCCTCCTGCCAGCCCGAGGGCACACGGCGCGCCACGTCCTCGAGCACGCCGAGCACGCCCACCACGGGGGTGGGGTGGATGGCGGAGTCGATGCGGCCGGGCTCGCCGGTGGAGTTGTACAGCGACACGTTGCCGCCGGTGACCGGGACGGCGAGGGTCTCGCACGCCTCGGCGAGGCCCTCGATCGCCTCGACCAGCTGCCACATGGGGCCCGGGTCCTCGGGGGAGCCGAAGTTCAGGCAGTCCGTGACCGCGAGCGGCGACGCCCCGGAGGTGGCGACGTTGCGGTAGGCCTCCGCGAGGGCGAGCTGCGCGCCGGTGCGGGGGTCGAGCTTGGTGTAGCGGCCGTTCGCGTCGGTGGCGATCGCGACGCCGCGCCCGGTCGTCTCGTCCACGCGGACCACGCCCGCGTCGTCCGGCATGGCGAGCGCCGTGTTGCCCCCCACGTAGCGGTCGTACTGGTCGGTGACCCAGCCCTTGGAGGCGAGGTTCGGGGAGGCCAGCAGCGCACGGATCTGCGCGGCGAGCTCCTCGGCGCTCTCGGGGCGGGGGAGGGCCTCGGCGGTGTCGGCCTGGAGGCCGTCCTGCCAGTCGGGGCGGGCGTAGGGGCGGTCGTAGACCGGCCCGTCGACCGCGACGGTGGAGGGGTCGACGTCCACGATGCGGTGGCCGTCGTGGTCGATGGTGAGGCGGCCGTCACCGGTGACCTCGCCGATGACCGCGGCCTCCACGTCCCACTTCGCGGCGATCGCCTGGAACTCCTCGAGCTTCTCGGGGCGGACCACGGCCATCATCCGCTCCTGCGACTCGCTCATGAGGATCTCGCCGGCGGTGAGGGTGGGGTCGCGCAGCAGCACGTTCTCGAGGTCCACGTGCATGCCGGAGCCGCCGTTGGCGGCGAGCTCGCTGGTGGCGCAGGAGATCCCGGCCGCGCCGAGGTCCTGGATGCCCTCGACGGTGCCGGCCGCGAACAGCTCGAGGCAGCACTCGATGAGGACCTTCTCCATGAAGGGGTCGCCCACCTGGACGCTGGGGCGCTTGACGGGGCCGCCCTCGTCGAAGGTCTCCGAGGCGAGGATCGAGGCGCCGCCGATGCCGTCGCCGCCGGTGCGGGCGCCGAACAGGACCACCTTGTTGCCGGGGCCGGTGGCGGAGGCGAGGTGGATGTCCTCGTGGCGCAGCACGCCGAGGCACAGCGCGTTCACCAGCGGGTTGGTCTGGTATGCGGCGTCGAACACGGTCTCGCCGCCGATGTTGGGCAGGCCGAGGGAGTTGCCGTAGCCGCCCACGCCGGAGACCACGCCGTGGACCACGCGGGCGGTGTCGGGGTGGTCGATCGCGCCGAAGCGCAGCTGGTCCATCACCGCGACGGGACGGGCGCCCATGGAGATGATGTCGCGCACGATGCCGCCCACGCCGGTCGCCGCGCCCTGGTACGGCTCGACGTAGGAGGGGTGGTTGTGGGACTCGACCTTGAAGGTCACCGCCCAGCCGTCGCCGATGTCCACGACGCCCGCGTTCTCGCCCATTCCCACCAGCAGCTTCTCCTTCATCGCCTCGGTGGTGCGGGCGCCGAAGGTGCGCAGGTGCTTCTTGGAGGACTTGTAGGAGCAGTGCTCGGACCACATCACCGAGTACATGGCCAGCTCCGCGTTGGTGGGGCGGCGGCCGAGGATCTCCCGGATGCTCGCGTACTCGTCGTCCTTCAGCCCCAGCTCCGCGTAGGGCTGGACCTGGTCGGGGGTCGAGGCGGCGTGCTCGACCGTGTCGACGTCCGCGGGCGCGGCGGGGGTGGTGTCGGGGCGAGCGTCGTCGGCGGTCATCGGGGATTCGGGTCCGTTCTCGCGGGGGCGGGGGAGCGCGGGCCGACGGGGCCCGGCGCGGCCCCCACAGTCTACGATCGCCGCGCGCGAGAGGACGGCCCGGTCCCCGTGCTGGGACCGGGCCGTCCGGCGGGTGCGCGCAGGGCGCGGGATCCCGTCGGCGGACGGGCCCGCGGCGCCACGGCCGACGGGCCCGCGGCGCCCCTCGAGCGGGGCCGACGCGCGCGGCGGGGCGGGTCAGCGGCGGCCGGAGCGCTTCGACTCGGCGCGCCGGCGCTTCTTCTCCGCATCGCGCAGCGCCTTCTCGCTCACCGGCGCGTCATGGCTGGCGCGCTGGGCGCGGAAGTAGGCGGCGGCCTCGTCCTGCCGCTGCTGCTCCCCGCCGAGCGCGATGGGAGCGCGGACGTGGCCGGGACGGATGTCGAACGCGGCGACGAGGTCGAGCACGTGCGGGCGCAGGCGCCACAGCAGGCGCTTGAGGTCCGAGGCGATCAGGCGGCCGCGCTGCTGGGAGATCATGCCGCTGAGCAGGTACCAGGCGAGGTCGTCGTTGATGGCGGTGAGACCGAACAGGTCGCGCACGTCGGTGAGCACCGCGCGGGTCGCCTCGTCCTCCAGCTTCTCGATGCCGGCGGTGAAGGCGCGCCAGCGCACCAGGTCCGCATGGGCGCGGGCGGCGTCCAGCATCTCCACCTGGTGCTTGTTGACCTCGGCGGCGGCGTCGGCCGGGCTCATCCGCGCCGTGCCGCGCAGGGCGAGTGCGACCTCCTCGACCTTGACCCGGGCGCGGTCGGCGAGCATCGACTCCTGGAAGTCGGCCTGACGCATCGAGTCCGAGGAGCGGCGGCGGTTGCCGCGGTCGGAGACGTCCTGGACCAGACGGGCCCAGGGGGTGTGGCGCTTGGAGAGCACCTCGGCGCGCTGGGCGATGAAGCGGCCGATCCCGGCACGGTCCACGCTGCGCAGCTCCGAGGTGTAGTCGGCCAGCAGGCGCTTGGCGACCAGCTGCAGCAGGATCGTGTTGTCGCCCTCGAAGGTGGCGTACACGTCGAGGTCCTGGTGCAGGCCCACCAGCTGGTTCTCGGCCATGAAGCCGGAGCCGCCGCACGCCTCGCGGCACTCCTGGATGGTGTCCAGGGCGAGCCGGGTCGAGGTGGGCTTCAGGGTCGCGGCGAGGGTCTCGAGGTCCTCGCGGGACTCGGGAGTGTCCTCGCGGCCCGAGAACACGTCGTCGAAGGCCTGGAGCAGCTGCTCGTGCGCGAAGGCGCCCGCGTAGGTGGCGGCGAGCTTGGGCAGCAGGCGGTGCAGATGGGCCTGGTAGTCCATCAGCACCGTCTCCTTCGTGGGATCGGCGGCGGTGAACTGACGGCGCTGGGTGGCATAGGTGATCGCGATGTGCAGCGCGAGCTCGGAGGCGCGGATCGCGGAGCCGTCCAGGGACACGCGGCCCTGCACGAGCGTGCCGATCATCGTGAAGAAGCGGCGTCCGGGGGAGTCGATGGGGGAGGTGTAAGTGCCGTCGGCCGCGACGTCCCCGTAGCGGTTCAGCAGGTTCGTGCGCGGCACGCGCACGTGGTCGAAGGCGAGGCGGCCGTTGTCGATGCCGTTCAGGCCGCCCTTCTCGCCGTCGTCCTCGCTGGACACGCCCGGCAGGAGGTTCCCCTCCGCATCGCGCACCGGCACGTAGAAGCAGTGCACGCCGTGGTCGACGCCGTTGGTGATCAGGCGCGCGAACACGGTCGCGGCCTTCGCGTGGACCGCCGCGTTGCCCAGGTAGTCCTTCCACGCGGCGCGGAAGGGGGTGTGGATCACCCACTCGCCGTCCTCCCCGCCGTCGGGGTCGAAGGTGGCGGTGGTGGCGAGGGACTGCACGTCCGAGCCGTGGCCGATCTCGGTCATCGCGAACGCGCCGGGGGTCTCCAGGCTCATCGCCGCGGGCACCCACCGCTTCTGCTGCTCCTCGTTGCCCAGCTGCACGATTGCGGAGGTGTAGAGCCCCCACTGCACGCCGGCCTTGATCTGCAGGGACGGGTCGGCGACGACGAGCTCCTCGAACGCGGCGACGTTGGCGCCGTTGTCGTTGGGGCCGCCGAGGTGCTCGGGGAGCATCGGCAGGGACACCTGCTCGTCGGCGAGGGTCTGCAGCTGGCCGAACACGCGCTCGCGGTGCTCGGCGACGCTCGCGTCGATCGGGCGGTGCATCTCGGGGCGGGCGGCGCGCTCGCGCGAGGCGCGGCGGGCGTCGGCCCAGCGGCCCAGCAGGGCCTCGGAGACCATCTCGACATCCAGGCGCGGGGCGCCGTCGGGCAGGACGGGGATCGGGCCGGTGGGGGTAGCCGATGCAGGCAGGACGGCGTCGACGGGGGCGGTGATGTTCTCGGTGGTCATGCGTGCAGTCCCTTCATGAGCCACGTGACCAGATGGGCCACGAGCTGGTCGGAGGTCATCGGGGCGGAGCCGGCCGCGGCGGTGCGGGCGGCGGGGGTGATGTCAGCGGGGGTGCGATCGGTGGTGAGGTCGTCGGCGGTGGTGCGGTCGTCGGGGGCGAGCTGCGCGGACTCGACCTGGGTCATCCAGGTGTCCACCGCCCGCTCCACGAAGCCGACCGCCCCGTGCGCCCAGACCTGGGGTGCGGGGGTGTCGGCCGGCAGGAACGTCGCGACCAGGCGGGTGACGGCGTTCAGGAAGTGGCTCAGCCCGTCGCTCGGGCGGGTGATGAAGCGGTACACGCCGGGGGAGCGCTGAGCCGTCTCGACGTAGGCGCGGATCATGGCCTGGATGCGCTCGTCCGGCTCGGGCTCGCGCCGCATCCGCTTCTCGAGGGTGCGCATCTCCTCGACGAGCTTGGCGTGCATCGCCGTGAGGATGGCGCGGCCCAGGTCGCGCTGGAGATGGGCCTTGTCCTCGAAGTAGCGGTACACGATGGACTTGGAGGTGCCCGAGGCGGCGGCGATGTCCTCCATCGTCACGTCGGGTCCCTGCTCGTGGATCAGGTGGCGGGCCACGTCCAGCAGTTCGCTGCGCCGCTGCTCGCGGTGCCCGGCCCAGCGGGCGGAGCGTCCGTCCACCGGGGCTTGCGTCGTCGCATTCACGGGACCTAGGGTATCAAGTACCGCCGGTTCTATGTAAAGTCTCTCCCGGGACTCCCCGGGGGATTCCCGTCGGCCCCGCCGGCGGAACCCACGCCGCAGGCCCCGTCGGCCGCGGCCTCCCCCGCACAGACCCGCAGACCACACCCCACAACGCAGTGACCACGAAGAGGTGCATACCGTGAATGACTTCCCCCGCGAGGCCCTGATCCTGGGCGGCAACCGCATCCCGTTCGCCCGCTCCGGCGGCCCCTACGCCGGCATCTCCAACCAGGACCTGCTCACCGCCGCGCTCGAGGGCCTCGTGGCCCGCTACTCCCTGCAGGGCGAGAAGCTCGGCGAGATCGCCGGCGGCGCCGTGCTCAAGCTCGCCGGCGACCTGAACCTCACCCGCGAGAGCGCGCTGGGCACGCCGCTGGACCCCCGCACCCCGGCCGTGGACATGTCCAAAGCCTGCGCCACCAGCCTCGAGACCGTCCTGCACGTCTCCAACCGCATCCGCCTCGGCCAGATCGACTCGGGCATCGCCTGCGGCGTCGACTCCGCGTCCGACGCCCCCATCGAGGTCACCCCGCGCCTGCGCCGCATCCTGCACCGCGCCTTCGCCGCGAAGACCGCGATGCAGCGCGTCAAGGCGCTCTCCGCGATCCGCCCCGCGGATCTCTCCCCGGTCCCGCCCCGCAACGGCGAGCCCCGCACGGGCCTGTCCATGGGCGAGCACCAGGCGCTGACCACTGCCGAGTGGGGCATCACCCGCGAGGCCCAGGACGAGCTGGCGCTCGCCTCCCACAAGAACCTCGCCGCCGCCTACGACGCCGGGTTCTTCGACGACCTCGTCACCGGCTACCGCGGCCTCGCCCGCGACCAGAACCTCCGCCCCGACTCCACCCTCGAGAAGCTCGGCTCCCTCAAGCCCGTGTTCGGTGTGAAGTCCCCGCAGGTCGCCGAGCCCACGATGACCGCCGGCAACTCCACGCCGCTGTCCGACGGCGCCTCCTCCGTGCTGCTGGGCAGCGCGGAGTGGGCCGCCGAGCGGGGGCTGAAGCCGCTGGCCCGCGTGGTGGATGCGCGCAGCGCCGCGGTCGACTTCGTCCACGGCGACGAGGGCCTGCTGATGGCCCCCGCCTACGCCGTGCCCGAGCTGCTGGACGCCAACGGCCTGGCCCTCCAGGACCTCGATCTCTACGAGATCCACGAGGCCTTCGCCTCGACCGTGCTGACCACCCTGAAGGCCTGGGAGTCCGACGAGTTCTGCCGCACGCGCCTGGGCCGCGGCGGGGCGCTCGGCGCGATCGACCGCAGCAGGCTGAACGTCGCGGGCTCCTCGCTCGCCGCCGGTCACCCCTTCGCCGCCACCGGCGGTCGCCTGGTCGCCACCCTCGCCAAGCTCCTGCACGAGCGCGCGGTGGAGACCGGCCGCGTCCAGCGCGGACTGATCTCCGTGTGCGCCGCCGCCGGTCAGGGCACCGTCATGCTGCTCGAGTCCGTCACCGACTGATCAGCCCCGCACTGCTCAGTCACGTACTGGCCAGCCTCGATCCGATCCGGAGGATCCCATGACCGACACCTACACCCGTCTCGTCCGCTCCGCGCCCGGCGGCATGCTCGCCAAGCAGCTGGGCCTGCCCCGCCCCTCGAAGCTGCTGCGCCGCGGTGACCGTCCCGAGCCCGTGCTCGGCCCCGTGGTCGTGCTCGGCGCCTCCGCCGCGGCCGACGCGCTCGCCCGCCGCCTCCTCGACGAGGGTGCCGACGTGCGCCGCCGCTTCGAGGACCTGCGCAGCGTCGGCACCGTCGTGATCGTCGCCGACGAGCTGACCGCTCCCGGCGATCTCGGCCCGCTCGTGCTGCCGCTCGCCGGGGCGATGCGCTCCCTGCTGCCCGGTGCGCGCGTGGTCACCATCTCCCGCCCCGCCACCGGTGAGGAGCCCGCCCGCGACGCAGCCCGCGGCGGCGTCGAGGGCTTCGTCCGCTCCCTCGCCCACGAGATGCGCGGCGGCGCGACCGCCAACGGCATCCTCGTGGCCGACGGGGTGGGGCCGGACGCGCCCGGCGTCGTCGGCGCCCTGCGCTTCCTGCTCTCCGCCCGCAGCGCCTTCATCACCGGCCAGTTCCTCACCGTCACGTCCGACGCGGGCTCGGCCACCGCCGACCTCGCGCAGCCGCTCGCGGGCCGCACGGCGCTCGTGACCGGCGCGGCGCGCGGGATCGGCGCGGCCATCGCCCGCACCCTCTCGGCCGACGGGGCGAGGCTCGTGGTCCTGGACGTGCCCGGCGCCGGCACCGAGCTGTCGCGCCTGGCCAACGAGCTGCGCGCGGTCCCGATCCAGCTCGACGTCACCTCCGAGGGGGCGGGGGAGCGGCTCGTCTCCTTCCTCCGCGAGCACGGGCTGCTGCTGGACATCGTGGTGCTGAACGCCGGCATCACCCGCGACAAGCTCTTCGCCAACATGACCCCGGACCGCTGGGACCCGGTGCTCGGCGTGAACATCACCAGCCAGATCACCCTGTCCGAGGCGCTGCTCGAGGCCGGTGACGCGCTCGGCGCGCATCCGCGGTTCGTGTCCCTCGCCTCCACGAGCGGCATCGCTGGCAACCGCGGCCAGACCAACTACGCCGCCTCCAAGGCCGGGGTGATGGCGTTCGTGGACGCGCTCGCCGGCCGGCTCGAGGCCTCCGGCGGCACCGCCAACGCGGTCGCGCCCGGCTTCATCGAGACCGAGATGACCGCGAAGATGCCGGCGCTCACCCGGGAGGTGGCGCGGCGCGTGAACTCGCTGGCCCAGGGCGGTCGGCCGGTCGACGTCGCCGAGGCGATCGCGTTCCTGGCGAGTGACGAGGCGGGCGGCGTGCAGGGCCAGACCCTGCGCGTGTGCGGCCAGAACATGGTGGGCAAGTGATGGCGGGCCGCACCGGGCAGAGGACGTCCGGGCAGGAGCGGGCGGGGCAGGAGCGGGTCAAGGACCTCTCCGACGTCCCCTCCTTCCCCGCGATCTACGCCGCGGCGCTGGACCCCCGCTCCCGCCTCGGCGGGAAGAAGGGCGGCAGGGGCGCCGGGGCGAAGGGTGCCCCGCAGCTGCCGGAGCTCGCCTACCGGGTGCGGAAGGTGCGCATCGACGCCGAGCGGGCCCGCGACTTCGACCACCTCATGGGCGGACCGGCCACCGACCTCGTCCACCCCGGGGTGCTGCACGTCCTCGCCTTCCCCGTGTCCCTCGCGCTCATGGCGCGGCGCGACTTCCCCTTCGCGCTGCTGGGTCTCGTGCATCTGCGCAACCAGATCCTCCAGCACCGGCCCGTGAGGGTCGGTGAGCTCGTGGACGTCGAGTGCCGGGTCCGGGCTCTCGCCCCGCACCGCAAGGGCCACACCTTCGAGGCGGTCTCCACGATCCTCGGCGAGGACGGGGAGATCATCGCGACCGACGTGTCGACCTACCTCGCCAAGGGCGGTTCGTCTTCGGGGGCGGGTTCGTCATCGAGCTCGGCCTCGACGGTCGGCTCCTCCCGCACCGGTGAGCCGGGCACCGGGGAGCCGTCCGGCACCTCGCCCGCGAGCGCCGGGGGCGGGTCGGCCGGGGTCGGCTCGGGTGCGCCGACCGGGTCGGGCTCGTCGGCCGACGGGGGCTCCCGCCGCGACTTCGCCCCGCCCGCCCCGACCGGGCGCTGGGCTCTCGGC
This genomic interval from Brachybacterium aquaticum contains the following:
- the map gene encoding type I methionyl aminopeptidase; this translates as MSLLPERVELKTPAQIVAMRRSGLLLHRVHDMLEDAIRPGITTDELDTLAHDMIRAEGATPNFLGYQGYPATLCISVNEVVVHGIPDDRPLEAGDVVSIDGGLIVDGWHSDAARSHIVGAPRSVGDEDLVRITEEALWAGIAALATADRVGDVGAAIEDFVDDAAGESLSHLEGFGGHGIGTAMHQAPDVMNYRTRTRGPRVKPGMCLAIEPMLIQGPGNWELEDDEWTVRATAGGRAAHFEHSVAVTEQGLLVLTAGDGGAAELARRGVIAAPDPLAADAG
- the infA gene encoding translation initiation factor IF-1, translating into MAKKDGVIEVEGTVTEALANARFRVELDNGHMVLAHISGKMRQHYIRILPEDRVVVELSPYDLDRGRIVYRYK
- the rpmJ gene encoding 50S ribosomal protein L36, which codes for MKVKPSVKPICDNCKVIRRHSRVMVICSNPRHKQRQG
- the rpsM gene encoding 30S ribosomal protein S13, with the translated sequence MARLVGVDLPREKRLEVALTYIFGVGRTRALETLAATGVSGDKRVREVTDEELVQLRDHIEANYMVEGDLRREVAADIRRKVEIGSYQGLRHRRGLPVRGQRTKTNARTRKGPKRTVAGKKKAR
- the rpsK gene encoding 30S ribosomal protein S11, yielding MATKTRQAAARKPRRKDKKNIVNGQAHIKSTFNNTIVSITDPTGAVISWASAGQVGFKGSRKSTPYAAQMAAEAAARQAQEHGLKKVDVFVKGPGSGRETAIRSLTATGLEVGSIQDVTPQPHNGTRPAKRRRV
- a CDS encoding DNA-directed RNA polymerase subunit alpha, coding for MLIAQRPTLTEEVVSDNRSRFVIEPLEPGFGYTLGNSLRRTLLSSIPGAAVTSIRIDGVLHEFSTVPGVKEDITEVILNIKNLVVSSENDEPVVMYLRREEAGRVTAADITPPAGVEIHNPDLHIATLNEKGRLEIELIVERGRGYVSAAQNKGVDGEIGRVPVDSIYSPVLKVTYKVEATRVEQRTDFDKLIVDVETKPAISPRDAVASAGKTLVELFGLAHELNQEAEGIEIGPSPTDQALAADLALPINDLNLTVRSYNCLMREGVHTVGELTARSEADLLDIRNFGQKSIDEVKAKLAELGLSLKDSPAGFDPAALDSYSDDFGDQY
- the rplQ gene encoding 50S ribosomal protein L17; the protein is MPAPTKGARLGGSPAHERMIIAGLATELFRHGRITTTETKAKRLRPYAERLVTQAKKGDLASRRRVMQTIRDKGVVYQLFEEIAPTFSERPGGYTRITKVGPRKGDNAPMAVIELVTEEYSAKQAVVKEAEGTAKNASKADETPVVEETTTEAPAEDTAAAETPAEESPAEESKEA
- the purL gene encoding phosphoribosylformylglycinamidine synthase subunit PurL, which codes for MTADDARPDTTPAAPADVDTVEHAASTPDQVQPYAELGLKDDEYASIREILGRRPTNAELAMYSVMWSEHCSYKSSKKHLRTFGARTTEAMKEKLLVGMGENAGVVDIGDGWAVTFKVESHNHPSYVEPYQGAATGVGGIVRDIISMGARPVAVMDQLRFGAIDHPDTARVVHGVVSGVGGYGNSLGLPNIGGETVFDAAYQTNPLVNALCLGVLRHEDIHLASATGPGNKVVLFGARTGGDGIGGASILASETFDEGGPVKRPSVQVGDPFMEKVLIECCLELFAAGTVEGIQDLGAAGISCATSELAANGGSGMHVDLENVLLRDPTLTAGEILMSESQERMMAVVRPEKLEEFQAIAAKWDVEAAVIGEVTGDGRLTIDHDGHRIVDVDPSTVAVDGPVYDRPYARPDWQDGLQADTAEALPRPESAEELAAQIRALLASPNLASKGWVTDQYDRYVGGNTALAMPDDAGVVRVDETTGRGVAIATDANGRYTKLDPRTGAQLALAEAYRNVATSGASPLAVTDCLNFGSPEDPGPMWQLVEAIEGLAEACETLAVPVTGGNVSLYNSTGEPGRIDSAIHPTPVVGVLGVLEDVARRVPSGWQEEGLRVLLLGTTREELSGSAWAQVAHDHLGGLPPQVDLEAERALAKVLIASADEGLGAAAHDLSEGGLVQALVESSVRFGTGVRADLGELLSRDGVDLATALFSESQARALVAVPAAQEERLRALAAEHGVPVLALGATGGDALEIEGAGSFTVGELRDLREGTLPRHFG